In a single window of the Papaver somniferum cultivar HN1 chromosome 8, ASM357369v1, whole genome shotgun sequence genome:
- the LOC113306252 gene encoding uncharacterized protein LOC113306252, whose amino-acid sequence MGKNTITTLFTQKIDGFKWDVCNMYSPCDYNERALFWSDLEEVRNWWSGPICFTGDVNAVISNEERNKREGDSRNMVNPLLCRLDRFLLSVEMDLRFPEAIQVALARVTSDHKPIMLVTKPNIVCKPYFKFENSWILHKYFLKKIEEWWGIMKFQGIPSFVFFKKLQNLKYFLKNWSREEFGGVKKKKEELAEKIGCLDQMEESYVLSQDQFEERLSYKLKLKNITLLEASKWHSRAKKNEFWWGDSNTSYIFRIANVRKKRNDIAKLEIEGEECFDQQRIRMEMRSYYESLFKEQNDVYFSLDNLNFPR is encoded by the exons ATGGGTAAGAATACTATTACTACTCTTTTTACTcagaagattgatggttttaaatGGGATGTTTGTAACATGTACTCACCTTGTGATTACAATGAGAGGGCTTTGTTTTGGTCTGACTTGGAGGAGGTTAGGAACTGGTGGAGTGGTCCCATTTGCTTTACAGGAGATGTTAATGCAGTCATAAGTAATGAGGAGAGGAATAAAAGGGAAGGTGATAGCAGGAACATG GTAAATCCTTTACTATGTAGGCTAGATAGATTTTTGCTTAGTGTGGAGATGGATTTGAGGTTTCCAGAAGCTATCCAGGTGGCTCTAGCTAGGGTGACTTCTGACCATAAGCCTATAATGTTGGTTACAAAACCAAATATAGTGTGTAAGCCTTATTTTAAGTTTGAAAATAGTTGGATTCTGCATAAGTATTTCTTGAAAAAGATTGAGGAATGGTGGggtataatgaagtttcaaggaaTTCCTAGTTTTGTATTCTTTAAGAAACTTCAGAACTTGAAGTATTTTTTGAAGAACTGGAGTAGGGAGGAATTTGGTGGtgttaagaagaaaaaggaagagcTGGCTGAGAAGATTGGTTGTTTGGATCAGATGGAGGAATCTTATGTTTTGTCTCAAGATCAGTTTGAAGAGAGATTAAGTTACAAGCTGAAATTGAAGAATATTACACTTTTGGAGGCAAGTAAGTGGCATTCTAGAGCTAAGAAGAATGAGTTTTGGTGGGGAGACTCAAATACTTCTTATATTTTTAGAATTGCTAATGTTAGAAAAAAGAGAAATGATATTGCTAAACTGGAGATAGAAGGTGAAGAATGTTTTGATCAACAAAGAATTAGGATGGAGATGAGAAGTTATTATGAGAGTTTGTTTAAGGAACAAAATGATGTTTATTTTTCTCTTGATAATTTGAATTTTCCAAGATAG
- the LOC113306253 gene encoding uncharacterized protein LOC113306253 codes for MELEKEFTEEEVFDVIKHFEANKFPRPDGFSMEFYKSCWHIIKSDFMKVMGEFYCRGTWDWRSNCSFVSLIPKKEDSSTSKDFRPLSLLGSAYKVLSKVLANRLKLINPSKGLRQGDSLSPFLSVLVVEILSKVVLDAVVRGQIHGFQVKENGSIISHLQFADDTLLVKAESGKELLISVGADSVISSLALELGCKVEKLPIKYLGLPIGVTSRCASVWDEVIQRMEDKLATWKKKFLNKASRLVLIKSCLAIFHVYFLSLIHMLAEVEKKLTRLMRNFLWDASENRRKMCWVSWLKICRLKHLGDFGVKNLKITSKSFKEKWIWRYSRENKQLWRRVVQEKFCNNPDILLPSDNVKPKGRSVWKNILNSSYFLQESTTFKLNNENSVKFWLDEWSSLGKLRDKFTAICAVIKLPQLQR; via the exons ATGGAGCTGGAAAAGGAGTTTACAGAGGAAGAAGTTTTTGATGTGATTAAGCATTTTGAAGCTAATAAATTTCCAAGACCAGATGGGTTCTCTATGGAGTTTTACAAATCTTGTTGGCATATTATTAAGAGTGATTTCATGAAGGTGATGGGGGAGTTTTATTGTAGAGGTACATGGGACTGGAGATCGAACTGCTCATTTGTCTCTTTAATACCAAAGAAGGAGGACTCAAGTACTTCTAAGGATTTCAGGCCTCTCAGTCTTCTAGGAAGTGCATATAAGGTGTTATCTAAGGTGCTGGCTAACAGGCTGAAGTTG ATTAATCCATCTAAAGGGCTGAGACAAGGAGATTCCTTGTCTCCATTCTTATCTGTTTTGGTGGTGGAGATCTTATCTAAGGTGGTGTTGGATGCAGTTGTTAGAGGACAGATTCATGGATTTCAGGTTAAGGAAAATGGTAGTATAATTTCCCAtctgcaatttgcagatgatacaTTATT GGTTAAAGCTGAATCTGGAAAAGAGCTTTTGATTAGTGTTGGTGCTGATAGTGTTATTTCTTCCTTAGCTTTGGAGCTTGGTTGCAAGGTGGAGAAACTGCCAATTAAGTACTTAGGACTGCCCATAGGAGTTACATCAAGATGTGCATCTGTTTGGGATGAAGTAATTCAAAGAATGGAGGATAAACTTGCAACTTGGAAGAAGAAATTCTTGAATAAGGCAAGTAGATTGGTGTTGATTAAGAGTTGTCTAGCTATTTTTCATGTTTATTTCTTGTCATTGATTCACATGCTTGCAGAGGTGGAGAAGAAGTTAACAAGGTTAATGAGGAATTTCTTATGGGATGCTAGTGAAAATAGAAGGAAAATGTGTTGGGTTTCATGGCTTAAGATTTGTAGGCTAAAGCATTTAGGGGATTTTGGAGTTAAAAATCTCAAAATCACTAGCAAGTCTTTCAAGGAAAAGTGGATATGGAGGTACTCTAGGGAGAATAAGCAGCTGTGGAGAAGGGTGGTACAGGAGAAATTTTGTAATAATCCAGATATTTTACTTCCAAGTGACAATGTTAAACCTAAGGGGAGGAGTGTTTGGAAGAACATTCTCAATTCTTCATATTTCTTGCAGGAGAGTACTACTTTCAAGCTGAACAATGAAAATTCTGTCAAGTTTTGGCTGGATGAATGGTCTAGTCTTGGAAAGCTCAGAGATAAGTTTACAGCTATTTGTGCAGTGATAAAACTGCCTCAGTTGCAGAGATGA